The proteins below come from a single Microbacterium sp. SLBN-154 genomic window:
- a CDS encoding PfkB family carbohydrate kinase, whose translation MSRAVVIGDALIDELRDDHGVREFVGGAALNVAVGLERLGVPATLIAMVGDDEAGGRIRSYLDDFGVELLATPSPRGSSRAVSTRSGGGEPTYVFNEAAQHRAVQFGAAERAALDAASVIAISCFPFDDVAQTLALSQAVRASGAPLAIDVNPREGMMHDRAEFVRGFEQLAAGAALVKIGEDDAELLYGERLDALRARLIDAGAAAVLATQGRAGATIEAGADVVTRPISDLPGRIVDTMGAGDAAFATIIAAMIDDVPSDPEAWGDALQRAMDVAAATCRFEGALLRLPSALIAPDLDRLGT comes from the coding sequence ATGAGCCGCGCCGTCGTCATCGGCGACGCCCTCATCGACGAACTGCGCGACGACCACGGCGTCCGCGAGTTCGTCGGCGGCGCGGCCTTGAACGTGGCCGTCGGTCTTGAACGTCTCGGCGTGCCCGCGACCCTCATCGCGATGGTCGGCGACGACGAGGCAGGCGGTCGCATCCGGTCGTACCTCGACGACTTCGGGGTCGAGCTGCTCGCGACACCGTCGCCGCGCGGCTCGTCTCGCGCGGTGAGCACGCGCAGCGGCGGCGGCGAGCCGACCTACGTCTTCAACGAAGCCGCTCAGCATCGCGCCGTGCAGTTCGGCGCCGCCGAGCGGGCCGCCCTCGATGCGGCATCCGTCATCGCCATCAGCTGCTTCCCCTTCGACGACGTCGCCCAGACCCTGGCGCTGTCGCAGGCCGTGCGCGCGTCAGGCGCCCCCCTCGCGATCGACGTCAACCCCCGCGAGGGGATGATGCACGACCGCGCGGAGTTCGTCCGCGGCTTCGAGCAGCTCGCCGCGGGCGCGGCGCTGGTCAAGATCGGCGAAGACGACGCCGAGCTGCTCTACGGGGAACGCCTCGACGCCCTGCGCGCGCGACTGATCGACGCCGGCGCGGCCGCGGTCCTGGCCACTCAGGGACGTGCGGGGGCCACCATCGAAGCGGGGGCGGATGTCGTCACCCGCCCGATCTCCGATCTGCCGGGTCGCATCGTCGACACCATGGGCGCGGGCGACGCGGCCTTCGCGACCATCATCGCCGCCATGATCGACGACGTTCCCTCCGATCCCGAGGCGTGGGGTGACGCGCTGCAGAGGGCTATGGATGTCGCTGCCGCAACCTGCCGCTTCGAGGGTGCGCTCCTGCGCCTCCCCTCGGCGCTGATCGCCCCTGACCTCGATCGCCTCGGAACCTGA
- a CDS encoding FBP domain-containing protein, translated as MSPLTESDIHTSFVNARPEELQVMALPNDFLLTDWDHLDFLAWRDPRTRGRAYVIAEVDGEAVGVLLRAAEGTSSARSAMCNLCHTMQPADQVALFTARKAGEAGRNGDSVGTYMCADLSCHENVRLAAPLAPSEIRASVDRRIDGTRRRTEAFVESVAQHARSRS; from the coding sequence ATGAGCCCGCTGACCGAGAGCGACATTCACACGTCGTTCGTGAACGCCCGTCCCGAAGAGCTGCAGGTGATGGCCCTGCCGAACGACTTCCTGCTGACCGACTGGGATCATCTCGACTTCCTGGCCTGGCGCGACCCCCGCACGCGCGGTCGTGCGTACGTCATCGCCGAGGTCGACGGCGAAGCCGTCGGTGTGCTGCTGCGCGCCGCCGAGGGCACCTCGTCGGCGCGTTCGGCGATGTGCAACCTGTGCCACACGATGCAGCCCGCCGATCAGGTCGCGCTCTTCACCGCGCGCAAGGCCGGCGAGGCGGGCCGCAACGGCGACAGCGTCGGCACCTACATGTGCGCCGACCTGTCGTGCCACGAGAACGTCCGGCTGGCCGCCCCTCTCGCGCCCAGTGAGATCCGCGCGAGCGTCGACCGGCGCATCGACGGCACGCGCCGACGCACCGAGGCCTTCGTCGAGAGCGTCGCCCAGCACGCGCGGAGCCGGTCATGA
- a CDS encoding class I SAM-dependent methyltransferase, which translates to MTEDGGWSALAEGWAARWGGVSAPARQALITACAIGPGTRVLDVGCGSGEFLADLAAAGARAIGVDASPAMVAIAARHGDAREADAAALPFGADSFDVVTAITVLHLTDDLDHAVLECARVLRPGGLLGIAEWGDTGRNDLAVIEQALEAALAPDAGGAAGLESGGAAEGAGPPHPTPLDLALDAADFRLVAHGEVEVRVRATDADELATTVLLGEDEATIGELSAVIQTAAEPFRQLDGSYELRNTFRWRVVSRG; encoded by the coding sequence GTGACGGAGGACGGTGGGTGGTCCGCCCTCGCGGAGGGCTGGGCCGCGCGGTGGGGCGGAGTGTCGGCGCCCGCGCGGCAGGCGCTCATCACCGCGTGCGCCATAGGTCCGGGCACGCGGGTGCTCGACGTCGGCTGCGGCTCGGGCGAATTCCTCGCCGATCTCGCCGCCGCCGGAGCGCGGGCGATCGGGGTCGATGCCTCACCGGCGATGGTCGCGATCGCCGCTCGGCACGGCGACGCGCGAGAGGCGGATGCCGCTGCCCTCCCTTTTGGCGCTGACTCGTTCGACGTCGTCACCGCCATCACCGTGCTGCACCTCACCGACGACCTCGATCACGCCGTCCTCGAGTGCGCACGCGTGCTGCGGCCGGGAGGACTGCTCGGCATCGCGGAATGGGGTGACACCGGGCGGAACGACCTGGCGGTCATCGAGCAGGCCCTCGAGGCTGCGCTGGCTCCCGATGCCGGCGGCGCCGCCGGGCTCGAGTCCGGCGGCGCCGCCGAGGGGGCGGGGCCCCCGCATCCGACTCCCCTGGATCTCGCGTTGGACGCGGCGGATTTCCGTCTGGTCGCGCACGGCGAGGTCGAGGTGCGGGTACGGGCCACCGACGCCGACGAGCTCGCGACGACCGTGCTGCTCGGCGAGGACGAGGCGACGATCGGTGAGCTCTCCGCTGTCATCCAGACGGCGGCGGAACCGTTCCGGCAATTAGACGGGAGCTACGAGCTGAGGAACACCTTCCGCTGGCGCGTGGTCTCGCGCGGCTGA
- a CDS encoding sugar ABC transporter permease produces MALNSNPLTSQPAPALAEALADDRRGAVAAEKAAPTPRRPFGRWFRETGWRHIIGIVMLLFCAFPLAYVLSASLNPGGTLLTANSLFSTFDLGAYFRLFENPSQPYGAWFVNTLVIGLATAFGTVLLGALAAYAFSRMRFTGRRFGLLTLLLVQMFPQLLAFVAIFLLMSAIADIFPALGLNSQLGLIMVYLGGALGVNTYLMYGFFNTVPASIDEAAKIDGAGHARIFFTIILRLVAPILAVVGLLSFLATTNDFVIASVVLSDPDKQTLAVGLYQFVSQETARNWSVFAAGAVLAAIIPVALFLALQRFIVGGLTAGSVK; encoded by the coding sequence ATGGCACTGAACTCCAATCCGCTGACCTCGCAGCCCGCCCCGGCCCTCGCAGAGGCCCTCGCCGACGATCGCCGCGGCGCTGTCGCTGCGGAGAAGGCCGCGCCCACCCCGCGGCGACCGTTCGGTCGCTGGTTCCGCGAGACCGGATGGCGCCACATCATCGGCATCGTCATGCTGCTGTTCTGCGCGTTCCCCTTGGCCTATGTGCTGTCCGCGTCGCTCAACCCCGGCGGCACGCTGCTGACGGCGAACAGCCTGTTCTCCACCTTCGATCTGGGCGCCTATTTCCGGCTGTTCGAGAACCCGTCGCAGCCCTACGGCGCGTGGTTCGTCAACACCCTCGTGATCGGGCTCGCCACGGCATTCGGCACGGTGCTGCTCGGCGCCCTCGCGGCGTATGCGTTCTCGCGCATGCGCTTCACGGGCCGCCGATTCGGCCTCCTCACCCTGCTGCTGGTGCAGATGTTCCCGCAGCTGCTCGCCTTCGTGGCGATCTTCCTGCTCATGTCGGCGATCGCCGACATCTTCCCGGCACTGGGCCTGAACTCCCAGCTCGGGCTGATCATGGTCTACCTCGGCGGTGCGCTCGGGGTGAACACGTACCTCATGTACGGGTTCTTCAACACCGTGCCGGCGTCCATCGACGAGGCGGCGAAGATCGACGGTGCCGGTCACGCGCGCATCTTCTTCACGATCATCCTGCGCCTGGTCGCTCCGATCCTCGCTGTCGTCGGGCTGCTGTCGTTCCTGGCGACGACGAACGACTTCGTCATCGCGTCGGTCGTGCTCTCCGACCCCGACAAGCAGACGCTCGCCGTCGGTCTCTACCAGTTCGTCTCGCAGGAGACCGCCCGCAACTGGAGCGTCTTCGCCGCGGGCGCGGTGCTGGCCGCCATCATCCCCGTCGCGCTGTTCCTCGCGCTGCAGCGCTTCATCGTCGGCGGCCTCACCGCCGGCAGTGTGAAGTGA
- a CDS encoding ABC transporter permease subunit produces MTIPTLDTHDRASDRRTDPATEKRRRRAAAFADAASAGWKVWLFKIVALGIVDAMAIYAILVLVVQEQWVIAVAIAVGVVVLNAIYLIPGLLPAKYLAPGLVFLFIFQIFVVLYTVYIAFTNYGSGHNSDKEDAITSLLQQSQTRVEDSATYPVQIATRDGEFFLVVEDPETGDLSVGGNEMPLESISSPEAAGYDVLDFSQILANQAEIGALTVPLDDDLNDGYLRTTDGSNAYLFQSSLEWDPVADTMTNTETGVVYRDIGTGAFTADDGTEILPGWQVWVGGENFVRAVTEESIRGPFIAVLVWTFVFAFLSVATTFVLGLFLAVVFNDPKMKSRKYYRVILILPYAFPAFLSALIWAGMFNQDFGFINQVLLGGASIPWLLDPILAKVAILIVNLWLGFPYMFLVCTGALQSIPDDIQEAGRVDGAGVWQVFRHIKFPLLLVSVAPLLISSFAFNFNNFNIVYMLTNGGPRFADASINVGATDILISMVYKVAFVGANRDYGLASAFSIIIFILVAVISYVSFRQTKVLEELN; encoded by the coding sequence ATGACGATTCCGACACTCGACACCCACGACCGCGCGTCCGATCGTCGTACCGATCCGGCCACGGAGAAGCGCCGCCGCCGCGCCGCGGCCTTCGCCGACGCCGCCTCGGCCGGCTGGAAGGTGTGGCTGTTCAAGATCGTCGCCCTGGGCATCGTCGATGCGATGGCGATCTACGCGATCCTCGTTCTCGTCGTCCAGGAGCAGTGGGTCATCGCGGTGGCCATCGCGGTCGGCGTGGTCGTCCTCAACGCGATCTACCTCATCCCGGGACTCCTCCCGGCCAAGTACCTCGCGCCCGGTCTGGTGTTCCTCTTCATCTTCCAGATCTTCGTGGTGCTCTACACCGTCTACATCGCGTTCACCAACTACGGGTCGGGGCACAACTCCGACAAGGAAGACGCGATCACCTCCCTCCTCCAGCAGTCGCAGACGCGCGTGGAGGACTCCGCCACGTACCCGGTGCAGATCGCCACCCGCGACGGGGAGTTCTTCCTCGTCGTGGAGGACCCCGAGACCGGAGACCTCAGCGTCGGTGGCAACGAGATGCCGCTGGAATCGATCTCCTCGCCCGAGGCTGCGGGCTACGACGTGCTCGACTTCTCGCAGATCCTCGCCAATCAGGCCGAGATCGGCGCGCTGACCGTCCCGCTCGACGACGATCTGAACGACGGCTACCTGCGCACCACCGACGGTTCGAACGCCTACCTGTTCCAGTCGAGTCTGGAGTGGGATCCCGTCGCCGACACGATGACCAACACCGAAACGGGTGTGGTCTACCGCGACATCGGCACCGGTGCCTTCACCGCCGACGACGGAACCGAGATCCTGCCGGGATGGCAGGTCTGGGTCGGCGGGGAGAACTTCGTCCGCGCCGTGACCGAGGAATCCATCCGTGGCCCGTTCATCGCGGTCCTGGTCTGGACCTTCGTCTTCGCCTTCCTCTCGGTAGCGACCACCTTCGTCCTCGGGCTCTTCCTCGCCGTCGTGTTCAACGACCCGAAGATGAAGAGCCGCAAGTACTACCGCGTCATCCTGATCCTCCCGTACGCGTTCCCGGCCTTCCTGTCGGCGCTGATCTGGGCGGGCATGTTCAACCAGGACTTCGGATTCATCAACCAGGTGCTCCTGGGCGGCGCCTCCATACCGTGGTTGCTCGACCCCATACTCGCGAAGGTCGCGATCCTCATCGTCAACCTCTGGCTCGGGTTCCCCTACATGTTCCTGGTGTGCACGGGAGCGCTGCAGTCGATCCCCGATGACATCCAGGAGGCGGGCCGCGTCGATGGTGCGGGCGTGTGGCAGGTCTTCCGCCACATCAAGTTCCCGCTCCTCCTGGTCTCGGTCGCCCCGCTGCTGATCTCGTCGTTCGCGTTCAACTTCAACAACTTCAACATCGTCTACATGCTCACCAACGGCGGGCCGAGGTTCGCCGACGCGTCGATCAACGTCGGCGCCACCGACATCCTGATCTCCATGGTCTACAAGGTGGCCTTCGTCGGTGCCAACCGCGACTACGGGCTCGCGAGCGCGTTCTCGATCATCATCTTCATCCTGGTCGCCGTCATCTCCTACGTGAGCTTCCGACAGACCAAGGTCCTCGAGGAGCTGAACTGA
- a CDS encoding sugar ABC transporter substrate-binding protein, producing MKVMNKRALGLSAFLVGGAVVLAGCAGGGGGESSGGADNGGDSGAAENTLTVWVDADRERALQDVATAFEEEKGIAVDLVVKEYEDIQQDFITQVPSGEGPDITIGGHDWTGAFVQDGVVAPVELGDKAAEFEEVAIAAVTYDGNTYGLPYAIENIALVRNADLVPEAPTNFDDMIAKGTAAGTQYPFVVGLNPQNSDPYHLYPFQTSFGNSVFAQNADGSYDAANLTIGDEAGQQFATWLGQQGAAGVFNLNLDGDLAKEAFNAGQAPFFLTGPWNIADAVDAGVNVAVDPIPSAGGDIARPFAGVQTFFLSSQSENALAANEFLVNYIATPEVQTALFEAGGRAPALTESFEAAQADPIVAGFASVGAEAVPMPSIPQMGAVWDDWGTTEVAIIQGSDPVSSWTTMAENIQGKIG from the coding sequence ATGAAGGTGATGAACAAGCGTGCGCTGGGTCTCAGCGCATTCCTGGTCGGCGGGGCCGTTGTGCTCGCCGGCTGCGCGGGCGGCGGCGGTGGCGAGAGCTCCGGTGGCGCCGACAACGGTGGCGACTCCGGTGCCGCCGAGAACACCCTGACCGTCTGGGTCGACGCCGATCGTGAGCGCGCCCTCCAGGATGTCGCGACCGCCTTCGAAGAAGAGAAGGGCATCGCCGTCGACCTCGTGGTCAAGGAGTACGAGGACATTCAGCAGGACTTCATCACGCAGGTCCCGAGCGGTGAGGGCCCCGACATCACTATCGGTGGTCACGACTGGACCGGCGCCTTCGTGCAGGACGGCGTCGTCGCGCCCGTCGAGCTCGGCGACAAGGCCGCCGAGTTCGAAGAGGTCGCCATCGCGGCGGTCACCTACGACGGCAACACCTACGGCCTGCCCTACGCGATCGAGAACATCGCGCTGGTCCGCAACGCCGACCTCGTTCCCGAGGCGCCCACGAACTTCGACGACATGATCGCCAAGGGCACCGCGGCCGGTACGCAGTACCCGTTCGTGGTGGGCCTGAACCCGCAGAACTCCGACCCCTACCACCTGTACCCGTTCCAGACCTCCTTCGGGAACTCGGTCTTCGCCCAGAACGCGGACGGCTCGTACGACGCGGCCAACCTCACCATCGGTGACGAGGCCGGGCAGCAGTTCGCGACGTGGCTCGGCCAGCAGGGCGCCGCGGGCGTGTTCAACCTCAACCTCGACGGCGACCTCGCCAAAGAGGCCTTCAACGCCGGTCAGGCGCCGTTCTTCCTCACCGGTCCGTGGAACATCGCTGACGCGGTGGACGCCGGCGTCAACGTCGCCGTCGACCCGATCCCCTCAGCTGGTGGTGACATCGCCCGTCCGTTCGCCGGCGTGCAGACCTTCTTCCTCAGCTCGCAGTCGGAGAACGCCCTCGCCGCGAACGAGTTCCTCGTGAACTACATCGCGACCCCCGAGGTGCAGACCGCGTTGTTCGAGGCCGGTGGCCGTGCCCCCGCGCTCACCGAGTCCTTCGAGGCGGCGCAGGCCGACCCGATCGTCGCCGGCTTCGCATCGGTGGGTGCCGAGGCTGTGCCGATGCCGAGCATCCCTCAGATGGGTGCCGTGTGGGATGACTGGGGCACCACCGAGGTCGCCATCATCCAGGGTTCCGACCCGGTCTCCAGCTGGACGACCATGGCCGAGAACATCCAGGGCAAGATCGGCTGA
- a CDS encoding YajQ family cyclic di-GMP-binding protein yields the protein MADSSFDIVSKIDRQEADNALNQARKEVEQRYDFKGTDASIEWSGEAILIKANSEERAKAVLDVFQTKLIKRGISLKSLDSGEPTASGKEYRIVSTLKEGISQENAKKIGKIIRDEAPKSVKSQIQGDELRVQSKSRDDLQEVQRLLKAADLDVDLQFVNYR from the coding sequence ATGGCCGACTCAAGTTTTGACATCGTCTCGAAAATCGATCGGCAGGAAGCCGACAACGCCCTGAACCAGGCGCGCAAAGAGGTCGAGCAGCGCTACGACTTCAAGGGCACCGACGCCTCCATCGAGTGGAGCGGCGAAGCGATCCTCATCAAGGCGAATTCCGAGGAGCGCGCCAAGGCGGTGCTCGACGTCTTCCAGACGAAGCTCATCAAGCGCGGCATCTCGCTGAAGAGCCTCGACTCGGGAGAGCCGACGGCGAGCGGCAAGGAGTACCGCATCGTCTCGACCCTCAAGGAGGGCATCTCGCAGGAGAACGCCAAGAAGATCGGCAAGATCATCCGGGATGAGGCGCCGAAGTCGGTGAAGTCGCAGATCCAGGGCGACGAGCTGCGCGTGCAGTCGAAGTCTCGCGATGATCTGCAGGAGGTCCAGCGCCTGCTCAAGGCCGCCGACCTCGACGTCGACCTGCAGTTCGTCAACTACCGGTAA
- a CDS encoding DoxX family protein — protein sequence MDFWRSGARWLLAALLAAAGISHLTWGRRGYRIVVPDWARRTTGLSKDAIVIGSGVAELLLAGAVATIPRERSVGWLVAAFFVAVFPGNVHQWRTGRSAPLLRTDRARLTRLFLQPVLVVWALWANR from the coding sequence GTGGACTTCTGGCGCTCAGGAGCGCGTTGGCTCCTCGCCGCACTCCTCGCCGCCGCGGGGATCTCTCATCTCACCTGGGGTCGGCGGGGGTACCGGATCGTGGTTCCCGACTGGGCGAGACGAACGACCGGCCTGAGCAAAGACGCCATCGTCATCGGCTCGGGCGTCGCCGAACTCCTGCTCGCCGGCGCCGTCGCCACGATTCCCCGGGAACGCAGCGTGGGGTGGCTGGTCGCGGCGTTCTTCGTCGCCGTCTTCCCGGGCAACGTCCACCAGTGGCGTACCGGCCGATCAGCCCCCCTGCTGCGCACCGACCGCGCGCGTCTCACCCGCCTGTTCCTTCAACCTGTTCTGGTCGTGTGGGCGCTGTGGGCGAACCGCTGA
- a CDS encoding NADPH:quinone reductase produces the protein MRSIVYSRTGDSSVLTAVERDLPQPGPGEVRIRVAVSGVNPTDWKARRNGAAAATFGEVTPNQDGAGIVDAVGAGVGSPAVGDRVWLYLAQHERPTGTAQEYTVVPAERAVPLPEGIGFDIAASLGVPAMTAHRALTVHEDGPDRLSPGALAGRTVLVAGGAGAVGHAAIQLARWAGATVIATVSSDKKAVLARSAGADHTVNYRTEDTARRILEIAPGGVEHIVEVSPADNFALDTDVIANHGSIAYYADNGGDEAAIAIMPTFAKNIRFQGLLMYTVGERALTAAAEDITAALRDGALPVGEDAGLPLTWFGLDDSAAAHDAVENGAIGKVLIDVSGDNH, from the coding sequence ATGCGATCGATCGTCTACTCCCGCACCGGCGACTCCTCCGTCCTGACCGCTGTCGAGCGAGATCTCCCGCAGCCCGGACCCGGCGAGGTGCGCATCCGCGTCGCGGTGTCGGGGGTGAATCCCACCGACTGGAAGGCGCGTCGGAACGGGGCTGCCGCCGCGACCTTCGGTGAGGTCACCCCGAACCAGGATGGCGCCGGCATCGTCGACGCCGTCGGCGCCGGCGTCGGCTCGCCCGCCGTGGGAGACCGCGTCTGGCTTTATCTCGCGCAGCACGAGCGACCGACGGGGACCGCCCAGGAATACACCGTCGTTCCTGCCGAACGTGCCGTTCCCCTTCCGGAAGGAATCGGTTTCGATATCGCCGCCAGCCTCGGCGTTCCTGCGATGACCGCCCACCGCGCCCTCACCGTGCACGAAGACGGCCCCGACCGCCTGTCGCCCGGCGCACTGGCGGGGCGCACTGTTCTCGTCGCCGGCGGCGCAGGCGCCGTCGGCCACGCGGCCATCCAACTGGCCCGCTGGGCGGGAGCCACCGTCATCGCCACGGTCTCCAGCGACAAAAAGGCCGTGCTCGCTCGGAGCGCGGGCGCGGACCACACCGTGAACTACCGCACCGAAGACACCGCCCGTCGCATCCTGGAGATCGCTCCTGGCGGGGTCGAGCACATCGTCGAGGTGTCGCCGGCCGACAACTTCGCTCTCGACACCGACGTCATCGCCAATCACGGAAGCATCGCCTACTACGCCGACAACGGCGGTGACGAGGCGGCCATAGCCATCATGCCGACCTTCGCGAAGAACATCCGATTCCAGGGTCTGCTCATGTACACCGTGGGCGAGCGTGCGCTGACGGCGGCGGCCGAAGACATCACGGCGGCGCTCCGCGACGGCGCCCTGCCCGTCGGCGAGGACGCGGGGCTCCCCCTGACGTGGTTCGGCCTCGACGACAGCGCGGCAGCCCACGACGCCGTGGAGAACGGCGCGATCGGCAAGGTCCTGATCGACGTCTCCGGCGATAACCACTGA
- a CDS encoding zinc-dependent alcohol dehydrogenase: protein MKAAVVSRAGASAQVEELPVPEPGPGQVLLRVETCGLCHTDIHAMNGDWPVSATFPLIPGHEAVGIVEGHGAGVTEPRVGQRVAVPWLGRACGRCRYCIDGRENLCVNQANTGFSVPGGYAEYLVADARFVVSVPDGVHPVDAAPLTCAGVTTYAAVKNARVRPDETVAIFGVGGLGHLAVQYARLVGAKVIAIDVTDDKLELAEELGADHVVNAAAEDPAAAIGRLGGADVAIVLAVAPEVTRQAFDALNRGGRLVLVALPAAGEYTLPVFETVLRGISVIGSIVGTRQDLTEVFDLHAAGRTRVIAEERDLEDVNEAVEEVLTGRVPARLVFAYHTADLLPRPASRTTG from the coding sequence GTGAAAGCAGCAGTCGTCAGTCGTGCCGGTGCGTCGGCGCAGGTGGAGGAGCTTCCGGTTCCCGAACCGGGGCCCGGTCAGGTGCTCCTTCGCGTCGAGACGTGCGGGCTGTGCCACACCGACATCCATGCGATGAACGGCGATTGGCCGGTGTCAGCGACCTTCCCGCTGATCCCCGGACACGAGGCGGTGGGGATCGTCGAGGGGCACGGTGCCGGCGTGACCGAGCCGCGGGTGGGCCAGCGCGTCGCTGTGCCGTGGCTCGGACGGGCATGCGGTCGCTGCCGCTACTGCATCGATGGGCGCGAGAACCTCTGCGTCAACCAGGCGAACACGGGTTTCTCGGTGCCGGGCGGGTACGCCGAATATCTGGTCGCCGACGCCCGCTTCGTCGTTTCCGTCCCCGACGGCGTCCATCCTGTGGATGCTGCGCCGCTCACCTGCGCGGGGGTGACGACGTACGCGGCCGTGAAGAACGCGCGAGTCCGACCGGACGAGACCGTGGCGATCTTCGGCGTCGGGGGACTCGGTCACCTGGCTGTGCAGTACGCCCGTTTGGTCGGGGCCAAGGTGATCGCTATCGATGTGACCGACGACAAGCTCGAGCTCGCCGAGGAGCTGGGTGCCGACCACGTCGTGAATGCGGCGGCAGAGGACCCGGCGGCGGCGATCGGGCGACTCGGCGGCGCAGATGTGGCGATCGTCCTCGCGGTCGCACCGGAGGTGACTCGCCAGGCATTCGACGCCCTCAATCGCGGGGGACGACTGGTGCTGGTGGCGTTGCCCGCTGCCGGGGAGTACACCCTTCCGGTCTTCGAGACAGTCCTTCGCGGAATCAGTGTCATCGGCTCGATCGTGGGCACGCGGCAGGATTTGACGGAGGTCTTCGACCTGCATGCCGCGGGACGCACCCGGGTGATCGCTGAGGAGCGGGATCTCGAGGACGTCAATGAGGCGGTGGAGGAGGTCCTCACCGGGCGGGTGCCGGCACGACTCGTCTTCGCGTACCACACCGCGGACCTGCTGCCGCGTCCGGCGTCGAGGACGACGGGCTGA
- a CDS encoding universal stress protein, with protein sequence MRASQTDTAVSPAPGEESLPWSQPGILVGVDGSESAAAALEYAVEIAPKLGLPVHAMAVWDDPGLIWGDAPTPDVRTDYEELARDLASRAALEIFPEGPPPWLTTGTRRGTAEHTLVDASEHAAMLVLGSHGRSRIGSLFLGSVSAVCASHAACPVMIVRHRSRRGTSSTPETTTAGRDRV encoded by the coding sequence ATGCGCGCCTCCCAGACCGACACCGCTGTCTCACCCGCCCCCGGTGAAGAGTCCCTCCCCTGGTCGCAACCGGGGATCCTCGTGGGGGTCGACGGCTCGGAATCCGCCGCCGCTGCGCTGGAGTACGCGGTCGAGATCGCCCCGAAACTGGGGCTGCCCGTGCATGCCATGGCCGTCTGGGACGATCCGGGTCTGATCTGGGGAGACGCCCCCACGCCCGACGTCCGCACGGACTACGAAGAGCTGGCACGCGATCTCGCGTCCCGCGCTGCCCTGGAGATCTTCCCGGAGGGGCCGCCACCGTGGCTGACCACCGGGACGCGCCGCGGCACGGCCGAGCACACGCTCGTCGACGCGTCGGAGCACGCGGCGATGCTGGTGCTGGGCTCACACGGCCGCAGTCGGATCGGCAGCCTCTTCCTCGGGTCTGTGAGCGCGGTGTGCGCCTCGCACGCAGCTTGTCCGGTGATGATCGTCCGCCACCGCTCGCGCCGCGGCACATCGTCGACGCCGGAGACGACGACAGCGGGTCGCGACCGTGTCTGA
- a CDS encoding GyrI-like domain-containing protein, with the protein MSELTDFFAAAYTETARALEEQGTAPIGPPFGKYYGVPDTTVDVEAGFPVAGTMRPQGNVHPGELPAGLVAEAIHEGSYDTMHQTYAAVQRHCDAVGLTPGPVCWEQYLSDPEVEPDPARWRTLIRWPVTDPLGGVSSASW; encoded by the coding sequence ATGTCGGAACTGACCGACTTCTTCGCCGCGGCCTACACCGAGACAGCCAGAGCTTTGGAGGAGCAGGGGACGGCCCCGATCGGACCGCCGTTTGGAAAGTACTACGGGGTACCCGACACGACCGTCGACGTCGAGGCGGGCTTTCCCGTTGCGGGGACGATGCGCCCGCAGGGGAACGTCCACCCCGGGGAGCTCCCGGCGGGCCTGGTCGCAGAGGCGATCCATGAGGGGTCCTACGACACCATGCATCAGACCTACGCGGCGGTGCAGCGACACTGCGACGCGGTCGGATTGACACCGGGGCCGGTCTGTTGGGAGCAGTATCTGAGCGACCCCGAGGTCGAGCCTGATCCCGCGCGGTGGCGCACCCTGATCCGCTGGCCCGTCACCGATCCCCTCGGGGGGGTGAGCAGCGCGTCCTGGTAG